A stretch of Paludisphaera borealis DNA encodes these proteins:
- a CDS encoding chloride channel protein encodes MLSSGFQRLAAFWATPGVGRVALCSPLVGVIAGLGAVGFLLALQAMYTHVLGGLLHFHMPPTLEGERGAITYPWPWWMVVLVPTVGGLISGFLVFTWAPEAEGHGTDAMIRAFHEGSGMIRTRVPFIKTISSIITIGTGGSAGQEGPIAQIGSGFGSFLARVLRLPVGERRILMLAGAAGGVGAIFRAPLGGALFAGEVLYSSTAFESAALLPCLSSSIIAYSTFALFITPQPIFSLPPLTFQGLRDLPLYVGLTLLCAAVGWLYTRVFYGLRDHLFNPLPIPRVFKPAVGGALLGVVALAYPQVMAGGYGWVQWGAIGMPPELAGAGETPFVPNMSMSLLLILSLVKIVATGLTISSGGSGGVFGPSMLIGGMIGGFYGQLMQWWLPEAHIAPSAFVLVGMGGFFAGVSKTPLTSIVMVSEMTGSYSLLVPLMLACGLNMALSRRWTIYEEQVATPIDSPAHQGDFVIDVLARLKVGEAGVRHDGVEPIPAALPFEAVLQRVARSSESLFPVVDDEGRLTGVFTLRDLRLALVGSAGWGPLVVADDLATRPVLTVTADDDLHTALRRMTELNIDEIPVVEPDDHSRLVGLLSRRSLTSAYTSLIEKLRSPAPVSTHGSA; translated from the coding sequence ATGTTGAGTTCGGGTTTCCAGCGTCTCGCCGCGTTCTGGGCGACGCCCGGGGTGGGGCGGGTGGCGCTTTGCAGTCCGCTGGTCGGCGTGATCGCGGGGTTGGGGGCGGTGGGATTCCTGCTGGCGCTCCAGGCGATGTACACGCACGTGCTCGGCGGCCTGCTGCATTTCCACATGCCGCCGACGCTTGAAGGCGAGCGGGGCGCGATCACGTATCCGTGGCCATGGTGGATGGTGGTTTTGGTGCCGACGGTCGGCGGGTTGATCTCGGGGTTCCTGGTCTTCACCTGGGCGCCCGAGGCCGAGGGGCACGGGACCGACGCCATGATCCGCGCCTTCCACGAAGGGAGCGGCATGATCAGGACGCGGGTGCCGTTCATCAAAACGATCAGCTCGATCATCACGATCGGCACGGGGGGCTCGGCCGGTCAAGAAGGACCGATCGCGCAGATCGGGTCGGGGTTCGGGTCGTTCCTGGCTCGGGTGCTGCGGCTGCCGGTGGGCGAGCGGCGGATCTTGATGCTCGCCGGCGCGGCGGGGGGCGTCGGGGCGATCTTCCGGGCGCCGTTGGGCGGGGCGCTGTTCGCGGGCGAGGTCTTGTACTCGTCGACGGCCTTCGAGTCGGCCGCCCTCCTGCCCTGCCTGTCCAGCTCGATCATCGCTTACTCGACGTTCGCGCTGTTCATCACGCCTCAGCCGATCTTCAGCCTGCCGCCGCTGACCTTCCAGGGGCTGCGGGACCTGCCGCTCTACGTCGGTTTGACGCTCCTTTGCGCGGCGGTCGGCTGGCTGTACACGAGGGTTTTCTACGGCCTTCGCGATCACCTGTTCAACCCGCTGCCGATCCCCCGGGTGTTCAAGCCCGCCGTCGGGGGCGCGCTGCTGGGGGTGGTGGCGTTGGCCTATCCGCAGGTGATGGCCGGCGGCTACGGCTGGGTGCAGTGGGGGGCGATCGGCATGCCTCCCGAGCTGGCGGGCGCCGGCGAGACGCCGTTCGTCCCGAATATGTCGATGAGTCTGCTGTTGATACTGTCGCTGGTGAAGATCGTGGCGACGGGGCTGACGATCAGCTCGGGGGGGAGCGGCGGCGTGTTCGGGCCTTCGATGCTCATCGGGGGCATGATCGGCGGGTTCTACGGCCAGTTGATGCAGTGGTGGCTCCCCGAGGCCCACATCGCCCCCTCGGCCTTCGTGCTGGTCGGCATGGGAGGCTTCTTCGCGGGGGTTTCGAAGACGCCGTTGACGTCGATCGTGATGGTCAGCGAGATGACCGGGTCTTACAGCCTGCTGGTGCCGTTGATGCTCGCCTGCGGCCTGAACATGGCGCTTTCGCGGCGGTGGACGATCTACGAGGAGCAGGTCGCCACGCCGATCGACAGCCCGGCGCACCAGGGCGACTTCGTCATTGACGTTCTGGCCCGGCTGAAGGTCGGCGAGGCCGGCGTGCGCCACGATGGCGTCGAGCCGATCCCCGCCGCCCTCCCCTTCGAGGCGGTCTTGCAGCGCGTGGCGCGGTCGAGCGAGAGCCTGTTCCCGGTGGTTGACGACGAGGGCCGGTTGACCGGCGTCTTCACCCTCCGCGACCTCCGTCTGGCCCTCGTCGGCTCGGCCGGCTGGGGCCCGCTGGTCGTCGCCGACGACCTCGCCACCCGCCCGGTCTTGACCGTCACGGCCGACGACGACCTCCACACCGCGCTGCGGCGGATGACCGAGCTGAACATCGACGAGATCCCCGTCGTCGAGCCCGACGACCACTCCCGCCTCGTCGGCCTCCTCAGCCGCCGCTCGCTGACCTCCGCCTACACGTCGCTGATCGAGAAACTCCGCAGCCCCGCGCCGGTCTCGACTCACGGGTCCGCGTGA
- the asnB gene encoding asparagine synthase (glutamine-hydrolyzing), whose amino-acid sequence MCGICGAVWNDAGEALGEDRLTAMMDRIVHRGPDDSGVYRDDHAALGFRRLAIVDLAGGHQPLSNEDGTVWTVFNGEIYNFQELRHRLEAKGHTLRSKGDTEVLVHLYEDMGTRMFPLLRGMFALAIWDAPRRTLVLARDRLGQKPLVYRRHGGRLTFASELKALLALPESQIPRRIDAIALDQYLTYGYVPHPRTILEGVEKLPPAHFAVWHDGEMRIERYWSPDWNRENRRSFEDDADELRATLGDAVREQMIADVPLGAFLSGGIDSTIIVGLMQQAATRPVKTFAIGFPDAAYDETAFAEMAAKHLGTEHHTFVVEPQAWETLPGLARQFDEPFADSSALPTWHVAKETRRAVTVALTGDAGDELFGGYDRYRALAVTELFHRLPARPRRWLGGTMTRVLPRSGKAKSRLRAVERIFERINEPARDRYLGWMTTFDETARLSLYDNDQLDRLASQASSLSDPRLGDPAALLARAFASARGRDTVTQAMVSDVLMYLPGDLLFKVDMASMAHSLECRGPFLDHRVVELASAMPLDRKMKFRPGRSKVVLKRAFADLIPKPIQTRRKMGFGVPVGRWFQKELRAELSEILLDRSTLERGLFRPEAVHALVDDHVAGRREHGHRLWALVMLELWMRNYA is encoded by the coding sequence ATGTGCGGCATCTGCGGGGCGGTCTGGAATGACGCCGGCGAGGCTCTGGGCGAAGACCGCCTGACAGCCATGATGGATCGGATCGTCCATCGCGGGCCGGACGATTCGGGGGTTTATCGCGACGACCACGCGGCCCTCGGGTTTCGACGGCTGGCGATCGTCGACCTGGCGGGGGGCCATCAGCCGCTGTCGAACGAGGACGGGACGGTCTGGACTGTCTTCAACGGCGAAATCTACAACTTCCAAGAGCTGCGCCATAGGCTCGAAGCCAAGGGGCACACGCTCCGATCCAAAGGCGATACCGAGGTTCTGGTCCACCTCTACGAAGACATGGGAACCCGGATGTTCCCCCTGCTGCGCGGGATGTTCGCGCTGGCGATATGGGACGCCCCCCGGCGCACGCTGGTGCTCGCCCGCGACCGCCTGGGGCAGAAGCCGCTCGTCTACCGCCGTCACGGCGGCCGGCTGACGTTCGCCAGCGAGCTGAAGGCGCTGCTCGCCTTGCCTGAAAGCCAGATCCCGCGCCGGATCGACGCGATCGCCCTCGACCAGTATCTCACCTACGGCTACGTGCCGCACCCGAGGACGATCCTGGAAGGGGTCGAGAAGCTCCCGCCGGCGCACTTCGCGGTCTGGCACGACGGCGAGATGCGGATCGAGCGGTACTGGAGCCCCGACTGGAACCGCGAGAATCGGCGGTCGTTCGAGGACGACGCCGACGAGCTTCGCGCGACGCTGGGCGACGCGGTGCGCGAGCAGATGATCGCCGACGTCCCCCTCGGCGCGTTCCTGTCGGGCGGGATCGATTCGACGATCATCGTCGGCCTGATGCAGCAAGCCGCGACCCGGCCGGTGAAGACGTTCGCGATCGGCTTCCCCGACGCCGCATACGACGAGACCGCCTTCGCCGAGATGGCCGCGAAACACCTCGGCACCGAGCACCACACGTTCGTCGTCGAACCCCAGGCGTGGGAGACGCTCCCGGGTCTCGCCCGGCAGTTCGACGAGCCGTTCGCCGACAGCTCGGCGCTGCCCACCTGGCACGTCGCCAAGGAGACCCGCCGCGCGGTGACGGTCGCCCTGACCGGCGACGCGGGCGACGAGTTGTTCGGCGGTTACGATCGCTACCGGGCGCTCGCCGTGACCGAGCTGTTCCATCGCCTGCCGGCCCGCCCGCGACGGTGGCTCGGCGGGACGATGACGCGCGTGCTTCCTCGTTCCGGGAAGGCGAAATCGCGGCTGCGGGCGGTCGAGCGGATCTTCGAAAGGATCAACGAGCCGGCCCGCGACCGCTACCTGGGCTGGATGACGACGTTCGACGAGACCGCCCGACTCTCGCTCTACGACAACGACCAGCTCGACCGCCTGGCCTCGCAAGCTTCCAGCCTGTCCGACCCCCGCCTCGGCGACCCCGCCGCCTTGCTCGCCCGCGCGTTCGCGTCGGCCCGGGGCCGCGACACGGTGACGCAGGCGATGGTCAGCGACGTGCTCATGTATCTGCCCGGCGATCTTTTGTTCAAGGTCGACATGGCGAGCATGGCGCACAGCCTGGAATGCCGGGGGCCGTTCCTCGACCATCGAGTCGTCGAATTGGCCTCGGCCATGCCGCTCGACCGCAAGATGAAGTTCCGGCCGGGACGGTCGAAGGTCGTGCTCAAGCGGGCGTTCGCCGACCTGATCCCCAAGCCGATCCAGACGCGCCGGAAGATGGGCTTCGGCGTCCCCGTGGGCCGCTGGTTCCAGAAGGAATTGCGGGCCGAGCTGTCCGAAATCCTCCTCGACCGCTCGACCCTGGAACGCGGCCTGTTCCGCCCCGAAGCCGTCCACGCCCTCGTCGACGACCACGTCGCCGGCCGCCGCGAGCACGGACACCGCCTCTGGGCCTTGGTGATGCTCGAACTCTGGATGCGGAACTACGCCTAG
- a CDS encoding DUF4349 domain-containing protein: MRRLLLVSACGIVPLIGCGYESARESTATVSIPAAAESPSVAVAKRTEMAGQGMGGMGGMMGSRKGMMVADGAVATTVAVLQLSDAAVPPNASGISRKVVYDATLELLVDSIEPASKRVPELVEDAQGYISEQTMTGSPGAQRTERWKLRIPVERFDSFVEAVKPMGELAQFNRTSQDVTAEFYDVEARIKNKKVEEQTLNKILQERSGKLEDVLKIEIELSRVRGEIEQMQGRIRVLENLSSLATLTLNVRERDKFAPAAPVVADFPTQIARTWHASVLSLTDLGKGLVLLAVSWAIWIPLLALLAVFAWIVLRRIGPIIRKLPQILATPRGE, translated from the coding sequence ATGCGGCGTCTTCTCCTCGTCTCGGCGTGCGGGATCGTCCCCTTGATCGGTTGCGGCTATGAATCGGCCAGGGAGTCCACGGCGACGGTTTCCATCCCGGCCGCCGCGGAGTCTCCGAGCGTGGCGGTCGCGAAACGGACCGAGATGGCGGGGCAGGGGATGGGGGGTATGGGCGGGATGATGGGCTCCAGGAAGGGGATGATGGTCGCCGACGGCGCCGTCGCGACGACCGTCGCCGTCCTCCAGCTATCCGACGCCGCCGTTCCTCCCAACGCGTCGGGGATCTCACGGAAGGTCGTCTACGACGCGACGCTCGAACTGCTGGTCGACAGCATCGAACCGGCCTCGAAGCGGGTCCCCGAGCTAGTCGAGGATGCTCAAGGCTACATCTCCGAGCAGACCATGACGGGCTCGCCGGGAGCCCAGCGGACGGAGCGGTGGAAACTCCGCATCCCCGTCGAGCGGTTCGATTCGTTCGTCGAGGCGGTCAAGCCGATGGGCGAGCTGGCGCAGTTCAACCGCACCTCGCAGGACGTCACCGCCGAGTTCTACGACGTCGAGGCGCGGATCAAGAACAAGAAGGTCGAGGAGCAGACGCTCAACAAGATCCTCCAGGAACGCTCGGGCAAGCTCGAAGACGTGCTGAAGATCGAGATCGAGCTGAGCCGGGTACGCGGCGAGATCGAACAGATGCAGGGCCGAATTCGGGTGCTCGAAAACCTGTCGTCGCTCGCCACGCTGACGCTGAACGTCCGCGAGCGCGACAAGTTCGCGCCGGCCGCCCCGGTGGTCGCCGACTTCCCAACCCAGATCGCCCGCACCTGGCACGCCTCGGTCCTGAGCCTCACGGACCTGGGCAAGGGCCTCGTGCTGTTAGCCGTGAGCTGGGCGATCTGGATTCCGCTCCTGGCGCTGCTGGCGGTCTTCGCCTGGATCGTTCTGCGACGGATCGGCCCGATCATTCGGAAGCTTCCTCAAATCCTCGCCACGCCGCGCGGCGAATAA
- a CDS encoding DUF1328 domain-containing protein gives MLRWAIAFFVLAIIAGLLGFGGLQGDLAYIAKILVFVFLILFIVSLIFGRSGPPAV, from the coding sequence ATGTTGCGCTGGGCTATCGCCTTCTTCGTTCTCGCGATCATCGCGGGGCTACTGGGATTTGGCGGACTTCAAGGAGACCTGGCCTACATCGCCAAGATCCTGGTGTTTGTCTTCCTCATCCTGTTCATCGTCTCGCTGATCTTCGGCCGGTCCGGCCCGCCAGCGGTGTAG
- a CDS encoding glycosyltransferase family 39 protein: MKRIRLAPTAVHAPRPLVRPAPRSAIFFPLVVLLAVLPGMAALRSWDLTLPGPLWGLRAMAVVDGLKLDQTAAADDIKPVRESAGFRSVALQPPLYAWLAAVGLTLSGDCDPLACVLPSYMAGVIVVILMYFHGRLWRGGGVGFTAALLMSFNPHLLLRMQEVTPSTLALAGALACLFCYGRRTQCVIESAGAGGAAAFWTMVGGLALGLSLLAVEGLGLLVIPVVLLHQVYLRAGADADPSFRPRTRNARLASWCKVGGGLGDVLLALGVALATAAPWRLYMIYNHGWDAVAALNAPPVGWETGSANLLATLLALSPVTLPLGLYGAVRMIRLALTAETEDRETIGGSLWVVWLAVSALALSLWPNGPRPSLELFLLVPLNLLAASTVADLVNRRVSVRALVGLAPATALAIAWWAGEELRGGVEDLFNGRAGAATILGLHVTFDLIVISVLLTRGLDRWARGRDDRQRRVLTAFLLATLAVAVGAGVREVVFRHSETNDLLMLRTMILRRNREQPFHVVAVVSPHSVLALPSDEAAAASMLDAPYPGGRLRFILRTALPNLPQLDLTDIDELLSLPDEPRLVILYGAGQRLSYAVQSRLGLEAIHPGRTGILDAYATASNRGARR; encoded by the coding sequence TTGAAGCGGATTCGTCTCGCCCCGACGGCGGTGCACGCCCCCCGGCCGCTCGTCCGTCCCGCGCCGCGGTCGGCGATCTTCTTCCCGCTGGTCGTCCTGCTCGCGGTCTTGCCCGGCATGGCGGCCCTGCGGTCGTGGGATCTGACGCTTCCAGGACCGCTCTGGGGACTGCGGGCGATGGCCGTGGTCGACGGCCTGAAGCTCGACCAGACGGCGGCGGCGGACGACATCAAACCGGTGCGCGAGTCGGCCGGCTTCCGGAGCGTGGCGCTCCAGCCGCCGTTGTACGCGTGGCTCGCGGCGGTCGGTCTGACCCTTAGCGGCGATTGCGACCCGCTCGCGTGCGTGCTCCCGAGCTATATGGCGGGCGTGATCGTCGTCATCCTGATGTACTTCCACGGCCGACTCTGGCGCGGGGGCGGGGTGGGGTTCACCGCGGCCCTCCTGATGAGTTTCAACCCCCACCTGCTGCTGCGGATGCAGGAAGTCACCCCCAGCACCCTGGCCCTGGCGGGGGCGCTCGCTTGCCTGTTCTGTTACGGCCGGCGGACCCAGTGCGTCATCGAATCGGCCGGGGCGGGGGGGGCGGCGGCCTTCTGGACGATGGTCGGAGGCCTGGCGCTGGGGCTGTCGCTGCTGGCGGTCGAGGGGCTGGGGCTGCTCGTCATCCCCGTGGTGCTGCTCCATCAGGTCTACCTGCGAGCCGGCGCCGACGCCGACCCGAGCTTCCGCCCCCGGACTCGAAACGCCCGGTTGGCGTCGTGGTGCAAGGTCGGCGGCGGGCTCGGCGACGTCCTCCTGGCGCTGGGCGTCGCCCTGGCGACGGCCGCGCCCTGGCGGCTGTATATGATCTATAATCACGGATGGGACGCCGTGGCCGCCCTCAACGCGCCTCCGGTGGGCTGGGAGACCGGCTCGGCGAACCTGCTGGCAACGCTGCTCGCCCTGTCGCCGGTGACGCTCCCCCTGGGCCTCTACGGCGCGGTCCGGATGATCCGCCTGGCGCTCACCGCCGAGACCGAGGACCGCGAGACCATCGGCGGCTCGCTCTGGGTGGTCTGGCTGGCGGTGTCGGCCCTGGCGCTGTCGCTGTGGCCGAACGGCCCGCGTCCGTCGCTCGAATTGTTCCTGCTCGTCCCGCTCAATCTGCTGGCGGCGTCGACGGTCGCCGACCTGGTCAACCGCCGGGTTTCGGTGCGGGCGTTGGTCGGCCTGGCGCCGGCCACCGCGCTGGCGATCGCATGGTGGGCCGGCGAGGAGCTGCGGGGGGGCGTCGAAGACCTGTTCAACGGCCGGGCGGGCGCCGCGACGATCCTGGGCCTGCACGTGACCTTCGACCTGATCGTGATCTCGGTGCTGCTGACGCGCGGTCTCGACCGCTGGGCGCGCGGCCGCGACGACCGCCAGCGCCGGGTGCTGACCGCGTTCTTGCTCGCGACGCTGGCCGTGGCCGTCGGCGCGGGGGTCCGTGAAGTCGTTTTCCGCCACAGCGAGACGAACGACCTGCTGATGTTGCGGACGATGATCCTGCGGCGGAACCGCGAGCAGCCGTTCCACGTCGTCGCCGTGGTCAGCCCGCACTCGGTCCTCGCCCTGCCGTCCGACGAGGCCGCCGCCGCGTCGATGCTCGACGCGCCCTACCCGGGCGGTCGGCTCCGGTTCATCCTCCGCACCGCACTGCCGAACCTGCCCCAGCTCGACCTCACCGACATCGACGAGCTGCTCTCGTTGCCGGACGAGCCGCGACTCGTCATCCTCTACGGTGCCGGCCAGCGGCTTTCTTACGCCGTCCAGTCGCGGCTCGGCCTGGAAGCGATCCACCCCGGCCGCACCGGCATCCTCGACGCCTACGCCACAGCCTCGAACCGCGGCGCGCGGCGCTGA
- a CDS encoding ferritin-like domain-containing protein produces MKIQTLSDLMIDVVRDTFDAEKQLLKALPKMARTASSPHLRKAFEKHLEETKLHVHRLEEVLELLGQPIRAKKCRAMQGLLDEGKEILELDAPPDVKDAAMIAAAQKVEHYEIASYGCLCTWAGLLGEIRIKKLLGDSLAEEKRTDDLLTEIAENVVNAVTVAH; encoded by the coding sequence ATGAAGATTCAAACCTTGTCCGATCTGATGATCGACGTTGTCCGCGACACGTTCGACGCGGAGAAGCAACTCCTCAAGGCGCTTCCCAAGATGGCCAGGACGGCGTCGAGCCCGCACCTTCGCAAGGCGTTCGAGAAGCATCTGGAAGAGACCAAGCTCCACGTCCATCGTCTCGAAGAGGTTCTCGAACTGCTCGGCCAGCCGATCCGCGCCAAGAAGTGCCGCGCGATGCAGGGCCTGCTCGACGAGGGCAAGGAGATCCTCGAACTCGATGCGCCGCCGGACGTGAAGGACGCCGCCATGATCGCCGCCGCGCAGAAGGTCGAGCACTACGAGATCGCCAGCTATGGCTGCCTCTGCACCTGGGCCGGCCTCCTCGGCGAGATCAGGATCAAGAAGCTCCTCGGCGATTCGCTCGCGGAAGAGAAACGGACCGACGACCTGCTCACCGAGATCGCCGAGAACGTCGTCAACGCGGTGACAGTCGCGCACTGA
- a CDS encoding outer membrane lipoprotein-sorting protein produces the protein MRRSWIAAPAASALLLFGMTGPSKADDAKAVEILDKAVKALGGEEKLAKIQAASWKAEGKLTVNGGEGKFNTSVTFQGDDRIHIDFDAEFGGNPIKGSTIVNGDKGWRKFNDNQQDLGADDIAREKRTLYLIVSPALPTRLKGKGFKVSADGEEKVGDKPADVLKIVGPDGKDFRLFFDKESGLPVKAVARVAGWNGEEFEQASLFSDYKDFGGVKRPTKVVSTRDGEPFIEQTVVDFKVEENLPAETFAEPK, from the coding sequence ATGAGACGATCTTGGATTGCGGCGCCGGCGGCTTCCGCCTTGCTTTTGTTCGGCATGACGGGCCCGTCGAAGGCCGACGACGCGAAGGCCGTCGAGATTCTCGACAAGGCCGTCAAGGCGTTGGGGGGCGAGGAGAAGCTGGCGAAGATCCAGGCCGCGTCCTGGAAAGCCGAGGGGAAACTGACCGTGAACGGCGGCGAGGGCAAGTTCAACACCAGCGTGACGTTCCAGGGCGACGATCGCATACATATTGATTTCGACGCCGAGTTCGGCGGCAACCCGATCAAGGGCTCGACGATCGTCAACGGCGACAAGGGCTGGAGGAAGTTCAACGACAACCAGCAAGACCTCGGCGCCGACGACATCGCCCGCGAGAAGCGGACGCTGTACCTGATCGTCTCGCCGGCCCTGCCGACCCGCCTCAAGGGCAAGGGGTTCAAGGTGTCGGCCGACGGCGAGGAGAAGGTGGGCGACAAGCCGGCCGACGTCCTCAAAATCGTCGGCCCCGACGGCAAGGACTTCCGCCTCTTCTTCGACAAGGAGAGCGGCCTGCCCGTCAAGGCCGTGGCCCGTGTCGCCGGCTGGAACGGCGAGGAGTTCGAGCAGGCGAGCCTGTTCTCCGACTACAAGGACTTCGGCGGCGTCAAGCGGCCCACGAAGGTCGTCAGCACGCGCGACGGCGAGCCGTTCATCGAGCAGACCGTCGTCGACTTCAAAGTCGAGGAAAACCTCCCCGCCGAGACCTTCGCCGAGCCCAAGTGA
- a CDS encoding lactate racemase domain-containing protein, with the protein MGMGPIEAPWGADGVLRLEFPDDWRVGRESVVEPDLAGAVADYPSALEAALDAPLDSPRLEELVRGGSKVALVVDDPSRWTPVREALPIVLRRLHDAGVVERDVTISVGVGRHHAVDDQAMRRRLGDDVAARYACFSPPVDDLSAYEDLGTTSQGVPIRVFRPVAQADARILIGSVLPHLQAGFGGGYKLIFPGTSHRTTLGALHRQGLSADSDAGRLLGGCASGNPMRRAIHEAAGRLGPCVSISHLIGSPGMIFGVVTGRPESVQDRLAAAAKGRFEAPPALPADVVVVGNHPWPGDPMQSFKVLLHHRAASRPGGVLVGLFWTDPDEIDRSMPRSAMRLIAGSGAPGGWAIRRLVPLTERILSTTGSPAAFMLRWARELVVDRTVLVYSPPLYDRIGGRLGPVRLFGDQAELWRVARRSLGASSREPTVRVFPRGGLTYAPQRETT; encoded by the coding sequence ATGGGAATGGGGCCGATCGAGGCGCCGTGGGGCGCGGACGGGGTTTTGCGGCTGGAGTTCCCCGACGACTGGCGGGTGGGCCGTGAATCGGTCGTCGAGCCTGATCTGGCCGGGGCGGTCGCCGATTATCCGTCGGCCCTGGAAGCGGCGCTTGACGCGCCTTTGGACTCGCCCCGGCTGGAAGAGTTGGTGCGAGGCGGGTCGAAGGTCGCCCTGGTGGTGGACGATCCGTCGCGGTGGACGCCGGTGCGCGAGGCCTTGCCGATCGTCTTGCGGCGGCTGCACGACGCGGGGGTGGTTGAGCGGGACGTGACGATCAGCGTGGGGGTCGGCCGCCATCACGCGGTCGACGACCAGGCGATGCGGCGGCGGCTGGGCGACGACGTGGCGGCCCGTTACGCCTGTTTCAGCCCACCGGTCGACGACCTTTCCGCTTACGAAGACCTGGGGACGACCTCGCAGGGGGTTCCGATCCGCGTCTTCCGACCGGTCGCCCAGGCCGACGCGCGGATCTTGATCGGGTCGGTTTTGCCGCATTTGCAGGCGGGGTTCGGCGGCGGCTACAAGCTGATCTTCCCGGGGACGAGCCATCGGACGACGCTGGGCGCCCTGCACCGCCAGGGGTTGTCGGCCGACAGCGACGCCGGCCGGCTGCTCGGCGGCTGCGCGTCGGGAAACCCGATGCGGCGGGCGATCCACGAAGCGGCGGGGCGGCTCGGGCCGTGCGTCTCGATCAGCCACCTGATCGGCTCGCCCGGCATGATCTTCGGGGTGGTCACGGGCCGTCCCGAATCGGTTCAGGACCGGCTGGCGGCGGCGGCCAAGGGCCGGTTCGAGGCCCCCCCCGCCCTCCCCGCCGACGTCGTGGTGGTGGGCAACCACCCCTGGCCCGGCGACCCGATGCAGAGCTTCAAGGTGTTGCTCCACCACCGGGCCGCGAGCCGGCCGGGCGGGGTCCTGGTCGGCCTGTTCTGGACCGATCCCGACGAGATCGACCGCTCGATGCCGCGATCGGCGATGCGGCTGATCGCGGGCTCGGGGGCTCCCGGCGGCTGGGCCATCCGCCGACTGGTCCCACTGACCGAACGCATCCTCTCGACCACCGGCTCGCCGGCGGCCTTCATGCTCCGCTGGGCCCGCGAGCTGGTCGTCGACCGCACCGTACTGGTCTACTCGCCCCCGCTGTACGACCGAATCGGCGGCCGGCTCGGACCCGTCCGCCTGTTCGGCGACCAGGCCGAACTCTGGCGCGTCGCGCGGCGGTCGCTCGGCGCGTCGAGCCGTGAACCGACCGTCCGCGTCTTCCCTCGGGGGGGCCTGACCTACGCCCCCCAGCGCGAGACGACCTGA